atcTGATGGTTGGGAAAAATGCATAGCGTCCTCTACATCTGAAATATAGCAAGTTGAGAAACAgctatgaaatatttcattgaaataattcacatttaaaatgtaaacaagttTTCTTCGGAATTGAgacacttttttttattatcgttagaacggccaggccgtatatcttcaAATTGAGACACTAAagacatttaatttgtttaaccGTAATGTTAATGACTCAATTCACACCCTGATAAAACAtaccccatacattttgtacgggaaacaaaaatttttCATGCTGAAACTTTGATTACTTCAGTTGTATtgataattaaaatgttttaattggaATATAAAAGCGGACATTAGTTAGGTTTCTAAAACTGATcacgttttattttgtgttaagTAAACTATTACCGTATTGCCGTACCTCCTCCAAACCGCCGGCAAACCGTGTACTCCGCCGTTCCTTATAACGTTCTATATTTACTCAATAATCTGAAACAAAACTTAGTGAAACAGGCCGCTATGTTCCTTCTGTAATTTAGCTCTGTGATTATATGAGGTTTAAAGACATGAGCGacaccggtcttcacacagGACTAAAATCCCGTAAGcgggactgactatccggctacagGTAAATAAAGACAAGGTATGCTACAAATTGCAGGCCTTCACCTCTAGAGGTTATTGTAGTAAAGAAGAATATAGGCCATGAAATAATGACCTACAGAAACCGCAGGATAAATTACTGAAACACTAATTCTCTTTCTGTTTTTGAACTTTACGCACTTTACTAATTTATTATACCACAAACTGCAGTTGTTATTTAAGTAAAACACCTatatattaataaaataacaatttgtATCGTCTATTCAAAAAGTTGAGTTATATAAGTTGAGTACAAAATACATATATGCATACATGCATACaaaatactaaatataattttaaaattctaatTACTCGGTGATTATAAACAATATTGATGTCATCTTTTGTATAGcaagtattattttttttattttaattacaacCGCATATACTAAAGATTCAAGACTAAAACTGTatgttccccatacaaaatgtatgggtcACACTGGTATAAAGGATGTAGGGAAAAAGGGTAAGAAAAGAACAACGTTACCAATACCAAACAAATAATTCGCAATGCTAATTATCTTAACCCCACCGTTAACCGTTAGTATTTTctggaaaaaaaatttaatttacagaAGGTACATGAACAAATTGatagttattttatttcaattaaaagttATTCAagtatgaaaatgaaaatcataCCCGAGTATCCGGTTGTAGCGGATACATTTAAAACTGAGTACTTTTCTAATTTCAACAAGTAGGAAATACTCAACCTACAACAATCTATATACCTTCACATTATTTGAAATCCAAATAACACCAAAATAGTTCCAACATCTTTTGATATCCGACTCTTCAATTAATTGCTAAAAATGAACACAATCGTTTGACGAACCAAATGATAACTACTTGTTGGTATTTTACTACTGTTCCATTGATTGATTGTTGCTGGTTCATCAATGCTTTGACCGCTGGTTACACTGCACGTTACACCTCAGTTAATctaagaaataaaattgtatctCTCTGTCTCAAGCAGTATCTTGTAGAATGGTTATCGTTCGGTCGATAGACTCATTTGATTAGTCAAAAGGCGAACGTTGAGACCTACGCACAAGGTTTGGCGTCGTGTAGCTTAGTTTAGTGTGTTAACGATCTAAATATGGCAACCATCTCGAAGGAAACACTAACCGAGCTCGgagctgaagaagaaactcAAGAGGACTATGATCCTTACAAGCATCGAACAATCAGCAAGCCCAACTCGTGAGTGATTCTCATTAGTATTGTGTTTCATATTAGCTAGATGTATGCAACTGTGTTTCTTACAGCACGTTCGGTACATTCATACACGTTATGAAGGGTGCAATGGGCGTTGGAATTCTATCGATGCCATTTGCTATTCGAAATGGAGGGCTGATATTTGGAGTTATCGGCACGTTTCTGCTGGGAATGCTCTACTCGCACTGTGTGCATTTGTTGGTGAGTTTGACGTAAGTAAATATAAGTGTAATAGTACGACTAATATTTCGTTCCGTTTCCGACGGTAGGTTGACACCGCATATAAGATTTGTAAACGAGACCGAGTACCGATGCTGAGCTTCGCACAAACTGTTGATAGAGCCTGTGCTTTAGGTTCGCCCAAAATGCGTCCGATGGGTAAAATATTAAAGTGAGTTCAGAATATCACATTAAGCCGTAGCGCACAATAATTGTTTcgtgttgttttattacagGAATATAGTCGATTATTTCCTGATGATACCGATATCATCCATGATCTATATGGTGTTCGTCGGCTCCACCATACATGACGTTATCAATGCCCGTACAGATCTGGATTGGGACGTTCGAATCTATATTCTGTTGGCCGCAATACCAGCGATAGGAATAACCCAGGTCAGGGAAATTAAATACCTCGTGCCATTCTCGGCAATAGCGACGACTCTGATCTTCGCAAACGTTGTCATTTCCTTGTACTATATCTTCAAAGAACCACTATCGTTCGACGATCGGGATCTATTTCCTACGTTCGATTCATTAACAACATTTCTCGGGTACGTAAAAATACAAAAGAGTTGCCTTCGTGTAGCTAATTTCATTCTTCTATTACTTTAGCGCCGCGTATTTCGCATTCGATGCAACATCGCTCATTTTCCCCGTCTCCAATCAGATGAAACATCCCGAACACTACCTCGGATGTCCGGGAATAGTGAACGTCAATAACTTATGCCTAGCTATTTTGTACTGCTTTATCGGTGTGGTCGGCTACCTTCGTTATGGCGACAAAATTCAGGGATCAATTACTCTAAACTTTCCTCAAGAAGAAGAGTATGTTCACTAAGATTGAATTATTAACAAAACTGAATATGTTTCAAGGTACTTACTATTCTTATGCTTCATTGCAGTCTAGCGATGGTTATACAAATTCTTTCTGCGGTTGCAATCCTGTTCTCGATTGGCATCTTTTTCTACGTTCCCATTGAAACCATTTGGCGAAGGATTCATAATCGGGTGCCACAAAGATGGCACACTGCCACTCAGACGCTGATACGATTGCTGTACCTTGTGGGTATCGTTGGAATTGCTTGCGGTGTTCCGGATATTGGTACTTTCGTTGGGTTTATTGGTGCCGTTTTCAACCCCATCCTTGCCCTTTGGCTTCCGATTATTGTAGATACAATTTACCGTTGGCCGAGTGactttggatggatgaaatggcgGTTGGTTAAAAACGGTCTAATGGCCGTGTTTGGAATGTTTCTTTTAATTACGGGCACTATTTCTAGTGTGGAAGATATAATCGATTTGTACAAATAGTGGTGTGTTCccaaaataaatgattttttgtcTAAAATTGGATTTGCTTAATCATTAAGGTTAAATAAATTCATCCACCTCCACTACCCATCAACTACAtagagtaacaaaaaatattctaCATAACAGACAAAGCAGGAAATCAACTGATTTAGTCTTACTCGATACTGAAAAAGAATTTGATTCTATTTGGCACCACGGCAAACTCATTAGATTAAACTTCCCAGAGTATGTAATCTATATTACAGATTGGTTTATTTCAAATCGTACCAATAAGGTGCACATTGCTAACTTCACATCAAACCCTACAGTACCTCGAAAAAGCGTTTTGTCCCCTTTGTTATTCAACATATACACATCAAATATCCCAATCATGCGTAAGTGTGTACCTTATTTTTACGCAGATGATATCACATTATCATCATctccaaaaaattccaaatacGGTGGTAAAAATAGTTAATACGGGTCTTGATAAATATTACTAATACTGCAAGAAATAGAAACTAAAACTAAACGGCTCAAAATCTGAAGCCATATTCTTCACCAGATATACTAGCTCCCGTAAATTACCTAGAAATGAagtaaaatttaatgaaaacaaaattgtatgGAAAAACTGCAATACATACTTAGGAGTTTTTCTCGATAGAAGGTTGACTTATATAAACATGGAAAATTTAACCGAAAAATATTCAGAACCCTGCACTTCTTCCTCAACAGAAAATCGAAACTTGATTTCAGTAACAAATTACGACTGTACAAATCATTATTCTGCCCAATAATTACCTATGCATCACCAGTGTGGTCAAATTGTGCATTCgtacataaattaaaattacaaaGATCCCAAAACTAATTTTTGAAAGCCATTCTTAAAGTCCCCTATTGGTATAAAACGTCTACACTTCACTCGAAATGTAACATCCCAGATTTATGGTTTTCTTCGTATGTAAATTAGACATACATTAACGCAGAGTAGAAAGCAAATGGTCTtactacattttttttttgctgaacgACGTATTCCGTATAATCTTTGATAGATCTG
The Anopheles moucheti chromosome 2, idAnoMoucSN_F20_07, whole genome shotgun sequence genome window above contains:
- the LOC128298510 gene encoding proton-coupled amino acid transporter-like protein CG1139 — protein: MATISKETLTELGAEEETQEDYDPYKHRTISKPNSTFGTFIHVMKGAMGVGILSMPFAIRNGGLIFGVIGTFLLGMLYSHCVHLLVDTAYKICKRDRVPMLSFAQTVDRACALGSPKMRPMGKILKNIVDYFLMIPISSMIYMVFVGSTIHDVINARTDLDWDVRIYILLAAIPAIGITQVREIKYLVPFSAIATTLIFANVVISLYYIFKEPLSFDDRDLFPTFDSLTTFLGAAYFAFDATSLIFPVSNQMKHPEHYLGCPGIVNVNNLCLAILYCFIGVVGYLRYGDKIQGSITLNFPQEEDLAMVIQILSAVAILFSIGIFFYVPIETIWRRIHNRVPQRWHTATQTLIRLLYLVGIVGIACGVPDIGTFVGFIGAVFNPILALWLPIIVDTIYRWPSDFGWMKWRLVKNGLMAVFGMFLLITGTISSVEDIIDLYK